Part of the Candidatus Methanogranum gryphiswaldense genome, ATTGCCTCGTCCATGGCAGTGTCGGACCTTTCAAGAAGTTCTGCGAAGGCATGAAGTAGTTTAGGATCTGCAAATTGAAAATGTCCGCTATCTGTTAGCATTCCGCCGAGGAGTGCCAGTGTGACGTTCTTGTTGATCTCTATGTTCTCATTTTCTAAAAGGTCCTTGATCAATTCGCAACACGAGACCTTTGAATTATCACAATAGAAATGCATGTCCTTCCATTTTCCGGTCGGCATGTGGTGATCAATGATCACACTGCCGGGAGGGACCTCGACCGATCCAGGTTTGAATTGTTCCGGAGAGGATGTATCAACGACGACAACTAATTCATAGTCTTCAAGATTACATTCATCCAATATTTTCATTTCTAATTTTTCTGCTACCATTTTGGCAACACGGTCAACTCCTCCGGGAGCATAAACATCTGCAGGTGGAAAGCATCTCGATACAGCATATGCTGACCCAATAGCATCCATATCGGCATTACCATGGACCAGTACGATCTTTTTCACGTTTCTCAGTTTCTCTGCGGCGGAGGCTAATGTTTGACTGTCCATTTCAATCACATTTGATGATATATAGAATGTAAAATTGACGGGGCTGGTGTTGTTCACCAACCCCAATCAGTGGTTTATGCGTTTACAGGGGTCCTGATGACGATTTTAATATTTATATCGTGGTTATGCTTTATTTTTTCCTTTTTTAGCAAATATACGGTTCAGTGTCCTCATGAATTTGGTCTGACTGAGTCCTGTCAACAGAATGTCTGATTTATAGAGGCGGACCGTCAGATATATCATTGCAAGCGAGAAGATCAGCAGATAGACTATTCCCGCTAATACAAGCCATATGTCTCCAAACATTAGATTGGTCATGGCCATCATCGGATGTGTGAACGGTATTAGGAACATGACTGCCTGCCCCACTACAGGGAGGGAGTTCCAACCGATGAACATCGTGATGAACATGGGGATCATGGCCAATACGCTGATCGGCAGTGTCATTGTCTGTGCTGCCTTGTAATTCTTGACAAAGGCGCCCAGGATCATACACATTCCGAGTGCGCACATTATCGTAAGGAATACCATTACGCCCAACAACAACCAATCAAGGGTATCGAGATAAAGACCGTAATCAGCGAGATTCACTCCTCCTACTGTCGATGTGACGCCAGTCATATAGAAATTCATCCCCACCATGTAGGCAAGTCCGAATATCAGTCCGACGATCGCGGAAGCTATCAATTTTCCAGATACGATAGTGGTCCTTTTGACAGGTAATGTTAGCAATGTCTCCAAGGTCTTATTCTCCTTTTCATTACCCATGGAAGATATGACAATACTCCCTATCATCACTATTATGATCATTATTATAAGGGGGACCATAAGGGTTTGGCTCATGAGGGATGTGGAGATCTCATATGGTGTTATGCCTTCATAGACCACACCATCGATCTCTGTGAAGTCCTGAGAGTAATCTATTGGGTTCTGTAAGAATTTAGCATCAGCTTCACTAAAACCGCCTTGTTCCAACAGAAGGAGTGATAAATCGTTATTAGCATATGATAATATGAGGTCATTGACCTCAGATGAGGTGGATGAGAATAATCCGCCGTTAGAATACAGATAGTATTTTTCAATTATACCATACACTCCCGAGGATATATTTTCAGAATAGTCCGGGGCAATTGCTATTGCTGAACTCAATCCTTTTTCAGCCATCTCTTTGACGATGGCATCACTGTCACCGTATTCGCTTTCTAAGATTATGACGTAGTTGTCTATATCTTCTTTAGAGACCCCGTTGTTCAGATAGCACTGTTTG contains:
- a CDS encoding ABC transporter permease; translation: MNHLLNITKKELRELLTPSSIISIVVVMIMMCSIGIIISGETENASKLSPVGVVDGDDGEYSDYTIEYIKQCYLNNGVSKEDIDNYVIILESEYGDSDAIVKEMAEKGLSSAIAIAPDYSENISSGVYGIIEKYYLYSNGGLFSSTSSEVNDLILSYANNDLSLLLLEQGGFSEADAKFLQNPIDYSQDFTEIDGVVYEGITPYEISTSLMSQTLMVPLIIMIIIVMIGSIVISSMGNEKENKTLETLLTLPVKRTTIVSGKLIASAIVGLIFGLAYMVGMNFYMTGVTSTVGGVNLADYGLYLDTLDWLLLGVMVFLTIMCALGMCMILGAFVKNYKAAQTMTLPISVLAMIPMFITMFIGWNSLPVVGQAVMFLIPFTHPMMAMTNLMFGDIWLVLAGIVYLLIFSLAMIYLTVRLYKSDILLTGLSQTKFMRTLNRIFAKKGKNKA
- a CDS encoding DHH family phosphoesterase; the encoded protein is MDSQTLASAAEKLRNVKKIVLVHGNADMDAIGSAYAVSRCFPPADVYAPGGVDRVAKMVAEKLEMKILDECNLEDYELVVVVDTSSPEQFKPGSVEVPPGSVIIDHHMPTGKWKDMHFYCDNSKVSCCELIKDLLENENIEINKNVTLALLGGMLTDSGHFQFADPKLLHAFAELLERSDTAMDEAMNLTRSTMTMSERIAVMKTIERSKFDRIGDMIVAISIGSSFEASACRAIISAGADIAFVCSQRDTEFRLSARATQEMVRRGIHLGNILGDLSIETDTDGGGHGGAAGLSGTGDADAMLHMCLMKTMDEFRKIKASMSTDNTGIE